One Littorina saxatilis isolate snail1 linkage group LG1, US_GU_Lsax_2.0, whole genome shotgun sequence genomic window carries:
- the LOC138983792 gene encoding organic anion transporter 3-like isoform X2, with product MSTQEGSTNFDIDPVHRYLGAKGRFQLLQMTFISLGGICAQYQLFDVIFIGQDVPFTCAAPPPNVSDTSELADVTQNSSNIRYDECSIVVTTNVSGGVREESFGCLYGIQYQWEKDASFVSDFGLVCSSYLLVSLSQTFVVLGQGIGAFVASIISDRFGRKMVLLGSQLGLLVVGVAIGASPSYPFLALFKCLIGTFQQGVVTSIATMGIELFPREQRSLCALIINLWWAVGSCSMALFAYCLRHQSWRVLQYTLSGVSLLVVVIQIFGVDESLRWLVANGKKQASLRVLNKAARANKKDLDVVLTTLRHCQLQHDQRSQQSGTGSRGRVTGIANGATALPAVSEEGVELVSCGADRTEVAKDIRLTATRKLTLVDMFRHRRLRFNALLTFGAWFTVAFVVFTLYLMSTSYAGDPYLNYFLMALMEVPPAVLLFLGVDRFGRKRTVQGFYALAGLGCIASAICKLFSGNATLATMSAVFAMLGMVGGSGAFGGLFFYTPEYFPTNLRNQALGTGSTVGRVGGMIAPFMKNLALIVVWGPGVITGSLCVLVVISIHFLPETRGKELPTAIEDIEKWYSPPSPDKANSTRKQSHNHT from the exons ATGAGCACTCAAGAAGGGAGTACGAATTTTGACATAGACCCAGTGCATAGGTATCTGGGCGCCAAGGGACGCTTCCAACTATTGCAAATGACCTTCATTTCTCTTGGAGGTATCTGTGCCCAGTATCAGCTGTTTGACGTAATATTCATAG GTCAAGATGTTCCGTTCACTTGTGCTGCACCACCGCCAAATGTCAGTGATACTTCAGAGCTGGCTGACGTCACACAAAATTCTAGCAACATACGGTATGACGAATGCAGCATTGTCGTCACTACCAACGTCAGCGGTGGCGTCCGAGAGGAGAGTTTTGGATGCCTGTATGGCATTCAGTACCAGTGGGAAAAAGATGCGTCCTTTGTTTCGGAT TTTGGTCTGGTGTGCAGCAGTTACCTCCTGGTTAGCCTGTCACAAACATTCGTTGTTCTGGGCCAGGGGATTGGAGCTTTTGTTGCCTCCATTATTTCTGACAG ATTTGGGCGAAAGATGGTGCTGTTGGGCTCCCAGCTGGGGCTTCTGGTGGTGGGCGTGGCTATCGGTGCCTCCCCCTCCTACCCCTTCCTGGCCCTCTTCAAGTGTTTGATCGGCACGTTTCAGCAG GGTGTGGTGACCAGCATAGCCACCATGGGGATCGAGTTGTTCCCACGGGAGCAGCGTTCCCTGTGTGCCCTCATCATCAACCTATGGTGGGCCGTCGGTTCCTGCAGCATGGCCTTATTTGCATACTGCTTACGTCACCAGTCCTGGCGCGTGCTTCAATACACGCTGTCTGGCGTCTCTCTCCTCGTGGTTGTCATTCAGATCTT CGGGGTGGACGAGTCGCTGCGATGGCTGGTGGCTAACGGCAAGAAGCAGGCCTCGCTGCGAGTGCTGAACAAGGCTGCACGTGCCAACAAGAAAGACCTGGACGTGGTACTGACCACTCTGCGACACTGCCAGCTGCAACACGACCAGCGGTCACAGCAGTCTGGCACTGGCAGCCGGGGGAGGG TGACAGGAATAGCAAACGGTGCCACAGCACTGCCAGCGGTCAGCGAAGAGGGCGTAGAACTGGTCAGTTGTGGCGCAGACCGCACAGAAGTGGCCAAAGACATCAGGCTGACCGCCACACGAAAGCTGACCCTCGTTGACATGTTCAGGCACAGGAGACTTCGATTCAACGCATTGCTTACGTTTGGGGCCTG GTTCACTGTAGCCTTCGTGGTCTTCACACTCTACCTCATGTCCACGTCCTATGCTGGCGACCCCTACCTCAACTACTTCCTGATGGCGCTCATGGAGGTTCCGCCAGCCGTCCTTCTCTTTCTCGGGGTAGACAG GTTTGGAAGAAAACGCACAGTGCAGGGATTCTATGCGTTGGCAGGTCTAGGGTGTATTGCCAGCGCAATCTGCAAACTGTTCTCAG GCAACGCCACCCTGGCCACCATGTCGGCGGTCTTCGCCATGTTGGGGATGGTCGGGGGGTCTGGTGCCTTCGGTGGTCTCTTCTTCTACACACCTGAATACTTCCCCACTAACTTAAg AAATCAAGCACTGGGAACCGGCTCCACTGTGGGCCGTGTCGGTGGCATGATCGCTCCTTTCATGAAGAATCTG GCACTGATAGTTGTGTGGGGCCCTGGCGTCATCACGGGGTCTCTGTGTGTGCTGGTGGTCATCAGCATTCACTTTCTGCCCGAGACCAGGGGCAAGGAGCTGCCCACAGCGATCGAGGACATTGAGAAGTGGTACTCGCCCCCCAGCCCTGACAAAGCTAACAGCACAAGGAAGCAAAGTCACAACCACACATAA